The proteins below are encoded in one region of Eulemur rufifrons isolate Redbay chromosome 2, OSU_ERuf_1, whole genome shotgun sequence:
- the SCAMP2 gene encoding secretory carrier-associated membrane protein 2 isoform X2 gives MSAFDTNPFADPVDVNPFQDPSVTQLTSAPQGGLSEFNPFSETNAATTVPVPVTQLPGPSQPAVLQPSVEPTQPSPQAVASAAQAGLLRQQEELDRKAAELERKERELQNTVASLHVRENNWPPLPSWCPVKPCFYQDFSTEIPADYQRICKMLYYLWMLHSVTLFLNLLACMAWFSSNSSRGVDFGLSILWFVLFTPCAFLCWYRPIYKAFRSDNSFSFFVFFFVFFCQIGIYVIQLVGIPGLGDSGWIAALSAVKEDSLAVSIIMMVVAGFFTLCAVLSLFLLKRVHSLYRRTGASFQQAQEEFSQGIFSNRTFRSAASSAARGAFQGN, from the exons ATGTCAGCCTTCGACACTAACCCCTTCGCGGACCCAGTGGATGTAAACCCCTTCCAG GACCCCTCTGTGACCCAGCTGACCAGTGCCCCGCAGGGTGGCCTGTCTGAATTCAACCCCTTCTCAGAG ACAAATGCAGCGACAACGGTTCCGGTTCCTGTCACACAACTCCCTGGGCCCTCACAGCCGGCGGTTCTCCAGCCCTCAGTGGAACCAACGCAGCCATCCCCGCAG GCCGTGGCATCTGCAGCCCAGGCAGGCCTGCTTCGGCAGCAGGAAGAACTGGACAGGAAAGCTGCCGAGCTTGAACGCAAGGAGCGGGAGCTGCAGAACACTGTGGCCAGCTTGCATG TGAGAGAGAACAACTGGCCACCGCTGCCCTCATGGTGCCCTGTCAAGCCCTGCTTCTACCAGGATTTCTCCACAGAGATCCCTGCCGACTACCAGCGGATATGCAAGATGCTTTACTATCTCTGGATGT TGCATTCCGTGACTCTGTTTCTGAACCTGCTTGCCTGCATGGCCTGGTTCTCAAGCAACAGCTCCAGGGGAGTGGACTTCGGCCTCTCGATCCTATGGTTTGTGCTCTTCACCCCCTGTGCCTTCCTTTGTTGGTACCGACCCATCTATAAGGCCTTTAG GTCTGACAACTCTTTCAGCTTCTTCGtgttcttctttgtatttttttgtcaaATAGGGATCTACGTCATCCAATTGGTTGGCATCCCTGGCCTGGGGGACAG TGGTTGGATTGCAGCCCTGTCCGCAGTGAAGGAAGATTCCTTGGCCGTGTCAATCATCATGATGGTGGTAGCCGGCTTCTTTACCCTCTGTGCCGTGCTCTCACTCTTCCTCCTGAAGCGG gtgcacTCCCTGTACCGCCGGACGGGGGCCAGCTTCCAGCAGGCCCAGGAGGAGTTTTCCCAGGGCATCTTCAGCAACAGAACCTTCCGCAGCGCGGCCTCATCTGCGGCCCGAGGAGCCTTCCAGGGGAATTAG
- the SCAMP2 gene encoding secretory carrier-associated membrane protein 2 isoform X1, producing MSAFDTNPFADPVDVNPFQDPSVTQLTSAPQGGLSEFNPFSETNAATTVPVPVTQLPGPSQPAVLQPSVEPTQPSPQPLLRQASKFLPTRFLAVSEFSERQMLLGGDSILRDSYMRNLPQAVASAAQAGLLRQQEELDRKAAELERKERELQNTVASLHVRENNWPPLPSWCPVKPCFYQDFSTEIPADYQRICKMLYYLWMLHSVTLFLNLLACMAWFSSNSSRGVDFGLSILWFVLFTPCAFLCWYRPIYKAFRSDNSFSFFVFFFVFFCQIGIYVIQLVGIPGLGDSGWIAALSAVKEDSLAVSIIMMVVAGFFTLCAVLSLFLLKRVHSLYRRTGASFQQAQEEFSQGIFSNRTFRSAASSAARGAFQGN from the exons ATGTCAGCCTTCGACACTAACCCCTTCGCGGACCCAGTGGATGTAAACCCCTTCCAG GACCCCTCTGTGACCCAGCTGACCAGTGCCCCGCAGGGTGGCCTGTCTGAATTCAACCCCTTCTCAGAG ACAAATGCAGCGACAACGGTTCCGGTTCCTGTCACACAACTCCCTGGGCCCTCACAGCCGGCGGTTCTCCAGCCCTCAGTGGAACCAACGCAGCCATCCCCGCAG CCCCTGCTTAGACAGGCCAGCAAGTTCCTGCCTACTCGATTCCTGGCAGTGAGCGAGTTCTCAGAGAGGCAGATGCTACTAGGAGGAGATAGTATTCTCAGAGACAGCTACATGCGAAACCTTCCACAG GCCGTGGCATCTGCAGCCCAGGCAGGCCTGCTTCGGCAGCAGGAAGAACTGGACAGGAAAGCTGCCGAGCTTGAACGCAAGGAGCGGGAGCTGCAGAACACTGTGGCCAGCTTGCATG TGAGAGAGAACAACTGGCCACCGCTGCCCTCATGGTGCCCTGTCAAGCCCTGCTTCTACCAGGATTTCTCCACAGAGATCCCTGCCGACTACCAGCGGATATGCAAGATGCTTTACTATCTCTGGATGT TGCATTCCGTGACTCTGTTTCTGAACCTGCTTGCCTGCATGGCCTGGTTCTCAAGCAACAGCTCCAGGGGAGTGGACTTCGGCCTCTCGATCCTATGGTTTGTGCTCTTCACCCCCTGTGCCTTCCTTTGTTGGTACCGACCCATCTATAAGGCCTTTAG GTCTGACAACTCTTTCAGCTTCTTCGtgttcttctttgtatttttttgtcaaATAGGGATCTACGTCATCCAATTGGTTGGCATCCCTGGCCTGGGGGACAG TGGTTGGATTGCAGCCCTGTCCGCAGTGAAGGAAGATTCCTTGGCCGTGTCAATCATCATGATGGTGGTAGCCGGCTTCTTTACCCTCTGTGCCGTGCTCTCACTCTTCCTCCTGAAGCGG gtgcacTCCCTGTACCGCCGGACGGGGGCCAGCTTCCAGCAGGCCCAGGAGGAGTTTTCCCAGGGCATCTTCAGCAACAGAACCTTCCGCAGCGCGGCCTCATCTGCGGCCCGAGGAGCCTTCCAGGGGAATTAG